A window of the Canis lupus baileyi chromosome 8, mCanLup2.hap1, whole genome shotgun sequence genome harbors these coding sequences:
- the AMPD2 gene encoding AMP deaminase 2 isoform X2 yields the protein MASEARGGLGAPPLQSARSLPGPAPCLKHFPLDLRTSMDGKCKEIAEELFSRSLAESELRSAPYEFPEESPIEQLEERRQRLERQISQDVKLEPDILLRAKQDFLKTDSDSDLQLYKEKGEGQGDRGLRERDVVLEREFQRVTISGEEKCGVPFTDLLDAAKSVVRALFIREKYMALSLQSFCPTTRRYLQQLAEKPLETRTYEQGPDTPVSADAPVHPPALEQHPYEYCEPSTMPGDLGLGLRMVQGVVHVYTRREADEHCSEVELPYPDLQEFVADVNVLMALIINGPIKSFCYRRLQYLSSKFQMHVLLNEMKELAAQKKVPHRDFYNIRKVDTHIHASSCMNQKHLLRFIKRAMKRHLEEIVHVEQGREQTLREVFESMNLTAYDLSVDTLDMHADRNTFHRFDKFNAKYNPIGESVLREIFIKTDNRVSGKYFAHIIKEVMSDLEESKYQNAELRLSIYGRSRDEWDKLACWAVKHRVHSPNVRWLVQVPRLFDVYRTKGQLANFQEMLENIFLPLFEATVHPASHPELHLFLEHVDGFDSVDDESKPENHVFNLESPLPEAWVEEDNPPYAYYLYYTFANMAMLNHLRRQRGFHTFVLRPHCGEAGPIHHLVSAFMLAENISHGLLLRKAPVLQYLYYLAQIGIAMSPLSNNSLFLSYHRNPLPEYLSRGLMVSLSTDDPLQFHFTKEPLMEEYSIATQVWKLSSCDMCELARNSVLMSGFSHKVKSHWLGPNYTKEGPEGNDIRRTNVPDIRVGYRYETLCQELALITQAVQSEMLETIPEEAGVTTSPGPQ from the exons ATGGCCTCAG AGGCTcggggtgggctgggggccccTCCGCTGCAGTCTGCCCGGTCcctgccaggccctgccccctgcctcaaGCACTTCCCACTCGACCTACGCACGTCAATGGATGGCAAATGCAAGGAGATCGCTGAG GAGCTGTTCAGCCGCTCCCTGGCTGAGAGCGAGCTCCGCAGCGCCCCGTACGAGTTCCCTGAGGAGAGCCCCATTGAGCAGCTGGAGGAGCGGAGGCAGCGCCTGGAGAGGCAGATCAGCCAGGATGTCAA GCTGGAGCCAGACATCCTGCTTCGGGCCAAGCAAGATTTCCTGAAGACAGACAGTGACTCAGACCTCCA GCTCTACAAGGAGAAGGGTGAGGGGCAAGGCGACCGGGGCCTACGGGAAAGAGACGTGGTGCTAGAGCGAGAATTTCAGCGGGTCACCATCTCTGGCGAGGAGAAGTGTGGG GTGCCGTTCACTGACCTGCTGGACGCAGCCAAGAGTGTGGTGCGGGCGCTCTTCATCCGGGAGAAGTACATGGCCCTGTCGCTGCAGAGCTTCTGCCCCACGACCCGCCGGTACCTGCAGCAGCTGGCTGAGAAGCCCCTGGAGACGCGGACCTACGAGCAGGGCCCTGACACCCCTGTGTCCGCTG ATGCCCCGGTGCACCCCCCTGCGCTGGAGCAGCACCCATACGAGTACTGTGAGCCAAGCACCATGCCTGGGGACCTGGGCTTGGGTCTGCGCATGGTGCAGGGCGTGGTGCATGTCTACACCCGCAGGGAAGCCGATGAGCA TTGCTCAGAGGTGGAGCTGCCGTACCCTGACCTGCAGGAATTCGTGGCAGATGTCAATGTGTTGATGGCCCTGATAATCAATGGCCCTAT AAAGTCCTTCTGCTACCGCCGGCTACAGTACCTGAGCTCCAAATTCCAGATGCACGTGCTGCTCAACGAGATGAAGGAGCTGGCCGCCCAGAAGAAGGTGCCACACCGAGATTTCTACAACATCCGGAAG GTGGACACACACATCCATGCCTCGTCCTGCATGAACCAGAAGCACCTGCTGCGCTTCATCAAACGGGCAATGAAGCGACACCTGGAGGAGATCGTGCATGTGGAGCAGGGCCGCGAGCAGACGTTGCGGGAGGTGTTCGAGAGCATGAATCTCACTGCTTATGACCTGAGTGTGGACACGCTGGACATGCACGCG GACAGGAACACCTTCCATCGTTTTGACAAGTTCAATGCCAAATACAACCCCATTGGGGAGTCTGTCCTCCGAGAGATCTTCATCAAGACTGACAACAGGGTTTCTGGAAAGTACTTTGCCCACATTATCAAG GAGGTGATGTCAGATTTGGAGGAGAGCAAATACCAGAATGCGGAGCTGCGGCTCTCCATCTACGGGCGCTCTAGGGATGAGTGGGACAAGCTGGCCTGCTGGGCCGTGAAGCACCGAGTACACTCTCCCAATGTGCGCTGGCTCGTGCAAGTGCCCCGCCTCTT CGACGTGTACCGCACCAAGGGCCAGCTGGCCAACTTCCAGGAGATGCTGGAGAACATCTTCCTGCCACTGTTTGAGGCCACCGTGCACCCTGCCAGCCACCCAGAGCTGCACCTCTTCTTGGAACAC GTGGATGGCTTTGACAGCGTGGATGATGAGTCTAAGCCCGAGAATCACGTCTTCAACCTGGAGAGCCCTCTCCCCGAGGCTTGGGTGGAGGAGGACAACCCACCCTACGCCTACTACCTATACTACACCTTTGCCAACATGGCCATGCTGAACCACCTGCGCAG GCAGAGGGGCTTCCACACGTTTGTACTGAGGCCGCACTGTGGGGAAGCCGGGCCCATCCACCACCTGGTGTCAGCCTTCATGCTGGCGGAGAACATTTCTCATGGGCTACTTCTGCGCAAG GCCCCGGTCCTGCAGTACCTGTATTACCTGGCCCAGATTGGCATCGCCATGTCTCCGCTCAGCAACAACAGCCTTTTCCTCAGCTACCACCGGAACCCACTACCTGAGTACCTGTCCCGTGGTCTCATGGTCTCGCTGTCCACGGATGATCCCCTGCAGTTCCACTTCACCAAG GAACCACTGATGGAGGAGTATAGCATTGCCACCCAGGTGTGGAAGCTCAGCTCCTGCGACATGTGTGAGCTGGCACGCAACAGTGTGCTCATGAGCGGCTTCTCCCACAAG GTGAAGAGCCACTGGCTGGGACCCAACTATACCAAGGAGGGCCCCGAGGGCAATGACATCCGCCGTACCAACGTGCCGGACATCCGTGTGGGCTACCGCTACGAGACTCTGTGCCAGGAGCTGGCGCTCATCACACAGGCTGTCCAGAGTGAGATGCTGGAGACCATCCCAGAGGAGGCCGGGGTCACCACCAGCCCGGGGCCTCAGTGA
- the AMPD2 gene encoding AMP deaminase 2 isoform X1 has protein sequence MWQGRAPLVRLRVPPPSPRREPWHPTHPAPAAPRPNIPLRSWPACRPPLQCQELFSRSLAESELRSAPYEFPEESPIEQLEERRQRLERQISQDVKLEPDILLRAKQDFLKTDSDSDLQLYKEKGEGQGDRGLRERDVVLEREFQRVTISGEEKCGVPFTDLLDAAKSVVRALFIREKYMALSLQSFCPTTRRYLQQLAEKPLETRTYEQGPDTPVSADAPVHPPALEQHPYEYCEPSTMPGDLGLGLRMVQGVVHVYTRREADEHCSEVELPYPDLQEFVADVNVLMALIINGPIKSFCYRRLQYLSSKFQMHVLLNEMKELAAQKKVPHRDFYNIRKVDTHIHASSCMNQKHLLRFIKRAMKRHLEEIVHVEQGREQTLREVFESMNLTAYDLSVDTLDMHADRNTFHRFDKFNAKYNPIGESVLREIFIKTDNRVSGKYFAHIIKEVMSDLEESKYQNAELRLSIYGRSRDEWDKLACWAVKHRVHSPNVRWLVQVPRLFDVYRTKGQLANFQEMLENIFLPLFEATVHPASHPELHLFLEHVDGFDSVDDESKPENHVFNLESPLPEAWVEEDNPPYAYYLYYTFANMAMLNHLRRQRGFHTFVLRPHCGEAGPIHHLVSAFMLAENISHGLLLRKAPVLQYLYYLAQIGIAMSPLSNNSLFLSYHRNPLPEYLSRGLMVSLSTDDPLQFHFTKEPLMEEYSIATQVWKLSSCDMCELARNSVLMSGFSHKVKSHWLGPNYTKEGPEGNDIRRTNVPDIRVGYRYETLCQELALITQAVQSEMLETIPEEAGVTTSPGPQ, from the exons ATGTGGCAGGGCCGGGCCCCGCTCGTGCGCCTCCGAGTGCCCCCGCCGTCCCCGCGGCGCGAGCCATGGCATCCAACCCACCCGGCCCCGGCAGCCCCAAGGCCAAATATCCCTTTAAGAAGCTGGCCAGCGTGCAGGCCGCCTCTGCAGTGCCAG GAGCTGTTCAGCCGCTCCCTGGCTGAGAGCGAGCTCCGCAGCGCCCCGTACGAGTTCCCTGAGGAGAGCCCCATTGAGCAGCTGGAGGAGCGGAGGCAGCGCCTGGAGAGGCAGATCAGCCAGGATGTCAA GCTGGAGCCAGACATCCTGCTTCGGGCCAAGCAAGATTTCCTGAAGACAGACAGTGACTCAGACCTCCA GCTCTACAAGGAGAAGGGTGAGGGGCAAGGCGACCGGGGCCTACGGGAAAGAGACGTGGTGCTAGAGCGAGAATTTCAGCGGGTCACCATCTCTGGCGAGGAGAAGTGTGGG GTGCCGTTCACTGACCTGCTGGACGCAGCCAAGAGTGTGGTGCGGGCGCTCTTCATCCGGGAGAAGTACATGGCCCTGTCGCTGCAGAGCTTCTGCCCCACGACCCGCCGGTACCTGCAGCAGCTGGCTGAGAAGCCCCTGGAGACGCGGACCTACGAGCAGGGCCCTGACACCCCTGTGTCCGCTG ATGCCCCGGTGCACCCCCCTGCGCTGGAGCAGCACCCATACGAGTACTGTGAGCCAAGCACCATGCCTGGGGACCTGGGCTTGGGTCTGCGCATGGTGCAGGGCGTGGTGCATGTCTACACCCGCAGGGAAGCCGATGAGCA TTGCTCAGAGGTGGAGCTGCCGTACCCTGACCTGCAGGAATTCGTGGCAGATGTCAATGTGTTGATGGCCCTGATAATCAATGGCCCTAT AAAGTCCTTCTGCTACCGCCGGCTACAGTACCTGAGCTCCAAATTCCAGATGCACGTGCTGCTCAACGAGATGAAGGAGCTGGCCGCCCAGAAGAAGGTGCCACACCGAGATTTCTACAACATCCGGAAG GTGGACACACACATCCATGCCTCGTCCTGCATGAACCAGAAGCACCTGCTGCGCTTCATCAAACGGGCAATGAAGCGACACCTGGAGGAGATCGTGCATGTGGAGCAGGGCCGCGAGCAGACGTTGCGGGAGGTGTTCGAGAGCATGAATCTCACTGCTTATGACCTGAGTGTGGACACGCTGGACATGCACGCG GACAGGAACACCTTCCATCGTTTTGACAAGTTCAATGCCAAATACAACCCCATTGGGGAGTCTGTCCTCCGAGAGATCTTCATCAAGACTGACAACAGGGTTTCTGGAAAGTACTTTGCCCACATTATCAAG GAGGTGATGTCAGATTTGGAGGAGAGCAAATACCAGAATGCGGAGCTGCGGCTCTCCATCTACGGGCGCTCTAGGGATGAGTGGGACAAGCTGGCCTGCTGGGCCGTGAAGCACCGAGTACACTCTCCCAATGTGCGCTGGCTCGTGCAAGTGCCCCGCCTCTT CGACGTGTACCGCACCAAGGGCCAGCTGGCCAACTTCCAGGAGATGCTGGAGAACATCTTCCTGCCACTGTTTGAGGCCACCGTGCACCCTGCCAGCCACCCAGAGCTGCACCTCTTCTTGGAACAC GTGGATGGCTTTGACAGCGTGGATGATGAGTCTAAGCCCGAGAATCACGTCTTCAACCTGGAGAGCCCTCTCCCCGAGGCTTGGGTGGAGGAGGACAACCCACCCTACGCCTACTACCTATACTACACCTTTGCCAACATGGCCATGCTGAACCACCTGCGCAG GCAGAGGGGCTTCCACACGTTTGTACTGAGGCCGCACTGTGGGGAAGCCGGGCCCATCCACCACCTGGTGTCAGCCTTCATGCTGGCGGAGAACATTTCTCATGGGCTACTTCTGCGCAAG GCCCCGGTCCTGCAGTACCTGTATTACCTGGCCCAGATTGGCATCGCCATGTCTCCGCTCAGCAACAACAGCCTTTTCCTCAGCTACCACCGGAACCCACTACCTGAGTACCTGTCCCGTGGTCTCATGGTCTCGCTGTCCACGGATGATCCCCTGCAGTTCCACTTCACCAAG GAACCACTGATGGAGGAGTATAGCATTGCCACCCAGGTGTGGAAGCTCAGCTCCTGCGACATGTGTGAGCTGGCACGCAACAGTGTGCTCATGAGCGGCTTCTCCCACAAG GTGAAGAGCCACTGGCTGGGACCCAACTATACCAAGGAGGGCCCCGAGGGCAATGACATCCGCCGTACCAACGTGCCGGACATCCGTGTGGGCTACCGCTACGAGACTCTGTGCCAGGAGCTGGCGCTCATCACACAGGCTGTCCAGAGTGAGATGCTGGAGACCATCCCAGAGGAGGCCGGGGTCACCACCAGCCCGGGGCCTCAGTGA
- the AMPD2 gene encoding AMP deaminase 2 isoform X4: MASNPPGPGSPKAKYPFKKLASVQAASAVPEARGGLGAPPLQSARSLPGPAPCLKHFPLDLRTSMDGKCKEIAEELFSRSLAESELRSAPYEFPEESPIEQLEERRQRLERQISQDVKLEPDILLRAKQDFLKTDSDSDLQLYKEKGEGQGDRGLRERDVVLEREFQRVTISGEEKCGVPFTDLLDAAKSVVRALFIREKYMALSLQSFCPTTRRYLQQLAEKPLETRTYEQGPDTPVSADAPVHPPALEQHPYEYCEPSTMPGDLGLGLRMVQGVVHVYTRREADEHCSEVELPYPDLQEFVADVNVLMALIINGPIKSFCYRRLQYLSSKFQMHVLLNEMKELAAQKKVPHRDFYNIRKVDTHIHASSCMNQKHLLRFIKRAMKRHLEEIVHVEQGREQTLREVFESMNLTAYDLSVDTLDMHADRNTFHRFDKFNAKYNPIGESVLREIFIKTDNRVSGKYFAHIIKEVMSDLEESKYQNAELRLSIYGRSRDEWDKLACWAVKHRVHSPNVRWLVQVPRLFDVYRTKGQLANFQEMLENIFLPLFEATVHPASHPELHLFLEHVDGFDSVDDESKPENHVFNLESPLPEAWVEEDNPPYAYYLYYTFANMAMLNHLRRQRGFHTFVLRPHCGEAGPIHHLVSAFMLAENISHGLLLRKAPVLQYLYYLAQIGIAMSPLSNNSLFLSYHRNPLPEYLSRGLMVSLSTDDPLQFHFTKEPLMEEYSIATQVWKLSSCDMCELARNSVLMSGFSHKVKSHWLGPNYTKEGPEGNDIRRTNVPDIRVGYRYETLCQELALITQAVQSEMLETIPEEAGVTTSPGPQ, translated from the exons ATGGCATCCAACCCACCCGGCCCCGGCAGCCCCAAGGCCAAATATCCCTTTAAGAAGCTGGCCAGCGTGCAGGCCGCCTCTGCAGTGCCAG AGGCTcggggtgggctgggggccccTCCGCTGCAGTCTGCCCGGTCcctgccaggccctgccccctgcctcaaGCACTTCCCACTCGACCTACGCACGTCAATGGATGGCAAATGCAAGGAGATCGCTGAG GAGCTGTTCAGCCGCTCCCTGGCTGAGAGCGAGCTCCGCAGCGCCCCGTACGAGTTCCCTGAGGAGAGCCCCATTGAGCAGCTGGAGGAGCGGAGGCAGCGCCTGGAGAGGCAGATCAGCCAGGATGTCAA GCTGGAGCCAGACATCCTGCTTCGGGCCAAGCAAGATTTCCTGAAGACAGACAGTGACTCAGACCTCCA GCTCTACAAGGAGAAGGGTGAGGGGCAAGGCGACCGGGGCCTACGGGAAAGAGACGTGGTGCTAGAGCGAGAATTTCAGCGGGTCACCATCTCTGGCGAGGAGAAGTGTGGG GTGCCGTTCACTGACCTGCTGGACGCAGCCAAGAGTGTGGTGCGGGCGCTCTTCATCCGGGAGAAGTACATGGCCCTGTCGCTGCAGAGCTTCTGCCCCACGACCCGCCGGTACCTGCAGCAGCTGGCTGAGAAGCCCCTGGAGACGCGGACCTACGAGCAGGGCCCTGACACCCCTGTGTCCGCTG ATGCCCCGGTGCACCCCCCTGCGCTGGAGCAGCACCCATACGAGTACTGTGAGCCAAGCACCATGCCTGGGGACCTGGGCTTGGGTCTGCGCATGGTGCAGGGCGTGGTGCATGTCTACACCCGCAGGGAAGCCGATGAGCA TTGCTCAGAGGTGGAGCTGCCGTACCCTGACCTGCAGGAATTCGTGGCAGATGTCAATGTGTTGATGGCCCTGATAATCAATGGCCCTAT AAAGTCCTTCTGCTACCGCCGGCTACAGTACCTGAGCTCCAAATTCCAGATGCACGTGCTGCTCAACGAGATGAAGGAGCTGGCCGCCCAGAAGAAGGTGCCACACCGAGATTTCTACAACATCCGGAAG GTGGACACACACATCCATGCCTCGTCCTGCATGAACCAGAAGCACCTGCTGCGCTTCATCAAACGGGCAATGAAGCGACACCTGGAGGAGATCGTGCATGTGGAGCAGGGCCGCGAGCAGACGTTGCGGGAGGTGTTCGAGAGCATGAATCTCACTGCTTATGACCTGAGTGTGGACACGCTGGACATGCACGCG GACAGGAACACCTTCCATCGTTTTGACAAGTTCAATGCCAAATACAACCCCATTGGGGAGTCTGTCCTCCGAGAGATCTTCATCAAGACTGACAACAGGGTTTCTGGAAAGTACTTTGCCCACATTATCAAG GAGGTGATGTCAGATTTGGAGGAGAGCAAATACCAGAATGCGGAGCTGCGGCTCTCCATCTACGGGCGCTCTAGGGATGAGTGGGACAAGCTGGCCTGCTGGGCCGTGAAGCACCGAGTACACTCTCCCAATGTGCGCTGGCTCGTGCAAGTGCCCCGCCTCTT CGACGTGTACCGCACCAAGGGCCAGCTGGCCAACTTCCAGGAGATGCTGGAGAACATCTTCCTGCCACTGTTTGAGGCCACCGTGCACCCTGCCAGCCACCCAGAGCTGCACCTCTTCTTGGAACAC GTGGATGGCTTTGACAGCGTGGATGATGAGTCTAAGCCCGAGAATCACGTCTTCAACCTGGAGAGCCCTCTCCCCGAGGCTTGGGTGGAGGAGGACAACCCACCCTACGCCTACTACCTATACTACACCTTTGCCAACATGGCCATGCTGAACCACCTGCGCAG GCAGAGGGGCTTCCACACGTTTGTACTGAGGCCGCACTGTGGGGAAGCCGGGCCCATCCACCACCTGGTGTCAGCCTTCATGCTGGCGGAGAACATTTCTCATGGGCTACTTCTGCGCAAG GCCCCGGTCCTGCAGTACCTGTATTACCTGGCCCAGATTGGCATCGCCATGTCTCCGCTCAGCAACAACAGCCTTTTCCTCAGCTACCACCGGAACCCACTACCTGAGTACCTGTCCCGTGGTCTCATGGTCTCGCTGTCCACGGATGATCCCCTGCAGTTCCACTTCACCAAG GAACCACTGATGGAGGAGTATAGCATTGCCACCCAGGTGTGGAAGCTCAGCTCCTGCGACATGTGTGAGCTGGCACGCAACAGTGTGCTCATGAGCGGCTTCTCCCACAAG GTGAAGAGCCACTGGCTGGGACCCAACTATACCAAGGAGGGCCCCGAGGGCAATGACATCCGCCGTACCAACGTGCCGGACATCCGTGTGGGCTACCGCTACGAGACTCTGTGCCAGGAGCTGGCGCTCATCACACAGGCTGTCCAGAGTGAGATGCTGGAGACCATCCCAGAGGAGGCCGGGGTCACCACCAGCCCGGGGCCTCAGTGA
- the AMPD2 gene encoding AMP deaminase 2 isoform X3: MDGKCKEIAEELFSRSLAESELRSAPYEFPEESPIEQLEERRQRLERQISQDVKLEPDILLRAKQDFLKTDSDSDLQLYKEKGEGQGDRGLRERDVVLEREFQRVTISGEEKCGVPFTDLLDAAKSVVRALFIREKYMALSLQSFCPTTRRYLQQLAEKPLETRTYEQGPDTPVSADAPVHPPALEQHPYEYCEPSTMPGDLGLGLRMVQGVVHVYTRREADEHCSEVELPYPDLQEFVADVNVLMALIINGPIKSFCYRRLQYLSSKFQMHVLLNEMKELAAQKKVPHRDFYNIRKVDTHIHASSCMNQKHLLRFIKRAMKRHLEEIVHVEQGREQTLREVFESMNLTAYDLSVDTLDMHADRNTFHRFDKFNAKYNPIGESVLREIFIKTDNRVSGKYFAHIIKEVMSDLEESKYQNAELRLSIYGRSRDEWDKLACWAVKHRVHSPNVRWLVQVPRLFDVYRTKGQLANFQEMLENIFLPLFEATVHPASHPELHLFLEHVDGFDSVDDESKPENHVFNLESPLPEAWVEEDNPPYAYYLYYTFANMAMLNHLRRQRGFHTFVLRPHCGEAGPIHHLVSAFMLAENISHGLLLRKAPVLQYLYYLAQIGIAMSPLSNNSLFLSYHRNPLPEYLSRGLMVSLSTDDPLQFHFTKEPLMEEYSIATQVWKLSSCDMCELARNSVLMSGFSHKVKSHWLGPNYTKEGPEGNDIRRTNVPDIRVGYRYETLCQELALITQAVQSEMLETIPEEAGVTTSPGPQ; encoded by the exons ATGGATGGCAAATGCAAGGAGATCGCTGAG GAGCTGTTCAGCCGCTCCCTGGCTGAGAGCGAGCTCCGCAGCGCCCCGTACGAGTTCCCTGAGGAGAGCCCCATTGAGCAGCTGGAGGAGCGGAGGCAGCGCCTGGAGAGGCAGATCAGCCAGGATGTCAA GCTGGAGCCAGACATCCTGCTTCGGGCCAAGCAAGATTTCCTGAAGACAGACAGTGACTCAGACCTCCA GCTCTACAAGGAGAAGGGTGAGGGGCAAGGCGACCGGGGCCTACGGGAAAGAGACGTGGTGCTAGAGCGAGAATTTCAGCGGGTCACCATCTCTGGCGAGGAGAAGTGTGGG GTGCCGTTCACTGACCTGCTGGACGCAGCCAAGAGTGTGGTGCGGGCGCTCTTCATCCGGGAGAAGTACATGGCCCTGTCGCTGCAGAGCTTCTGCCCCACGACCCGCCGGTACCTGCAGCAGCTGGCTGAGAAGCCCCTGGAGACGCGGACCTACGAGCAGGGCCCTGACACCCCTGTGTCCGCTG ATGCCCCGGTGCACCCCCCTGCGCTGGAGCAGCACCCATACGAGTACTGTGAGCCAAGCACCATGCCTGGGGACCTGGGCTTGGGTCTGCGCATGGTGCAGGGCGTGGTGCATGTCTACACCCGCAGGGAAGCCGATGAGCA TTGCTCAGAGGTGGAGCTGCCGTACCCTGACCTGCAGGAATTCGTGGCAGATGTCAATGTGTTGATGGCCCTGATAATCAATGGCCCTAT AAAGTCCTTCTGCTACCGCCGGCTACAGTACCTGAGCTCCAAATTCCAGATGCACGTGCTGCTCAACGAGATGAAGGAGCTGGCCGCCCAGAAGAAGGTGCCACACCGAGATTTCTACAACATCCGGAAG GTGGACACACACATCCATGCCTCGTCCTGCATGAACCAGAAGCACCTGCTGCGCTTCATCAAACGGGCAATGAAGCGACACCTGGAGGAGATCGTGCATGTGGAGCAGGGCCGCGAGCAGACGTTGCGGGAGGTGTTCGAGAGCATGAATCTCACTGCTTATGACCTGAGTGTGGACACGCTGGACATGCACGCG GACAGGAACACCTTCCATCGTTTTGACAAGTTCAATGCCAAATACAACCCCATTGGGGAGTCTGTCCTCCGAGAGATCTTCATCAAGACTGACAACAGGGTTTCTGGAAAGTACTTTGCCCACATTATCAAG GAGGTGATGTCAGATTTGGAGGAGAGCAAATACCAGAATGCGGAGCTGCGGCTCTCCATCTACGGGCGCTCTAGGGATGAGTGGGACAAGCTGGCCTGCTGGGCCGTGAAGCACCGAGTACACTCTCCCAATGTGCGCTGGCTCGTGCAAGTGCCCCGCCTCTT CGACGTGTACCGCACCAAGGGCCAGCTGGCCAACTTCCAGGAGATGCTGGAGAACATCTTCCTGCCACTGTTTGAGGCCACCGTGCACCCTGCCAGCCACCCAGAGCTGCACCTCTTCTTGGAACAC GTGGATGGCTTTGACAGCGTGGATGATGAGTCTAAGCCCGAGAATCACGTCTTCAACCTGGAGAGCCCTCTCCCCGAGGCTTGGGTGGAGGAGGACAACCCACCCTACGCCTACTACCTATACTACACCTTTGCCAACATGGCCATGCTGAACCACCTGCGCAG GCAGAGGGGCTTCCACACGTTTGTACTGAGGCCGCACTGTGGGGAAGCCGGGCCCATCCACCACCTGGTGTCAGCCTTCATGCTGGCGGAGAACATTTCTCATGGGCTACTTCTGCGCAAG GCCCCGGTCCTGCAGTACCTGTATTACCTGGCCCAGATTGGCATCGCCATGTCTCCGCTCAGCAACAACAGCCTTTTCCTCAGCTACCACCGGAACCCACTACCTGAGTACCTGTCCCGTGGTCTCATGGTCTCGCTGTCCACGGATGATCCCCTGCAGTTCCACTTCACCAAG GAACCACTGATGGAGGAGTATAGCATTGCCACCCAGGTGTGGAAGCTCAGCTCCTGCGACATGTGTGAGCTGGCACGCAACAGTGTGCTCATGAGCGGCTTCTCCCACAAG GTGAAGAGCCACTGGCTGGGACCCAACTATACCAAGGAGGGCCCCGAGGGCAATGACATCCGCCGTACCAACGTGCCGGACATCCGTGTGGGCTACCGCTACGAGACTCTGTGCCAGGAGCTGGCGCTCATCACACAGGCTGTCCAGAGTGAGATGCTGGAGACCATCCCAGAGGAGGCCGGGGTCACCACCAGCCCGGGGCCTCAGTGA